A single Filimonas effusa DNA region contains:
- a CDS encoding PA14 domain-containing protein, whose product MILASFGRNKRTIAFIFLFLFYAEMVLAAAEQLKAGGNFICNNTAYPMHGASSPVAANAQADARGTANLPPLPYAIETLEDGGPSQPEMQQFTSVNSSDMVDLFTGDFSYNIPLLDVGGYPVNIAYQGGGSMDQEASWVGYGWNINPGTITRNLRGLPDDFNGTTDTITKSLSIKENKTTGATVGKGVEAVGIPVDFDLNVGAFYNNYKGWGIETGLNASIPAGSKGGGSLTAGLSLTNNSQDGFTIAPTLSAKYELERGKSMEGAGSVAIGSSYNSRAGLSGLQLSTGLSLYKTVGKTAEKQVRLPIRHQFSSSLSFAYPAFTPAITMPYTSTQFSFSTKVGETKWALFANTSISGYVSEQKVEESDKRLSLPAYGYLNYQNGNNNVESVLDFNREKDIPYREKPAIPHIAIPAYTYDVFSITGEGTGGAFRAYRGDIGYVRDNYMRTRDASERFSVEGGAGKLAHAGVDLNFNRSITQTGAWRDHPLATNTAFRSSSKLFEAAYFRNPGEKSINTKAFYEAIGGDEVVVPELYQSGSFISTTGKLNKYTNQHLTGSVDLNANNAVKAKRDKRSQVISYLTAEEADKVGLARYIESKPVNSFSLSGTCAVVGDPADQGKGTGFIGEYFANKNLAGNPPFTVNGETIDKNWGKGASPDASIPSDFSARWTGRLKAPVTGTYRFRTKSDDGVRLWVNDVLVIDDWNTHGADQFKEGTPLNLVEGEVNHIRLDFFDAGKYAIVNLQWQVPGQNWLTIPLDAVFNKPLNDTFSVKDAQGREVLSKEKRINSFRKKTHISEIDVLNPDGRRYVYGIPVYNIQQKEATFSLNQSDGDAVNGTANFTPGVDNTVNNQKGNEHYFSSEEVPSYAHSFLLTGILSPDYADLTGDGISEDDQGDAIKFNYTKTAGIKNALQWRVPFEAGKVTYNEGLRTDNRDDKGNYIYGSREHWYLNSIESKNMVAAFFLDNTPRLDAMEMNEAAVKTASAKIKRLRKIVLYNKAEFLAKDTAATPVKTVYFEYSYELCPGFNKPLNDSGKLTLKKIWFSYNGNEKGRKNAYVFTYHSNNPAYNIRSYDRWGNYKSPAGNPTTGALIPNSDYPYVVQDSAMAASNVGAWALTQIKLPSGGIIKVDYESDDYAYVQNKRAMQLFKLAGLSRNANWNESAAGLYTASFAAAPSDNLYVYIDVSQAVTSEAEIRSRYLDGIDKLYFRLYVSMPGDKWGSGYEYVPCYADIDHAAGYSFSGNRIRLKLKGINKDGTPGGEYSPLAKAAIQFLRLNLPSKAFTGSEVGDDLGLAEAVRVIYSMYANVMELMASFDNLARVRGWARNIDLNRSLVRLACPTYKRLGGGARVKRITVYDSWYKMTRQKEATYGQEYNYTDVKEVDGQKIEISSGVAAYEPGVGSEENPFHLPVEYTQRVSVLAPVTIGYTEEPLGESFFPSPSVGYSRVRVRSIHTDKKRSANGVQESCFYTAYDYPTKVEWSVIDDNSKKRYKPTLPALLKIDAKHYLTVAQGFKVELNDMHGKLKSTATYAENDMEHYVTYTGNFYKTENPANTHKQLNNTVMAVNSDGTIDPEAVIGKDIELMMDSRQQQTLVYGNNVNLNVDLVPGPGAPPVIPLPSLPSIPQREETLFRSLASVKVIQRYGLIDSIVQIDKGSKVTARNLVYDSETGEVVLSSTQNEFQDPVYQFSYPSRWAYDALGLAYANIGVTLENLTITNGKITAGLNPGEEMNYLAGGDELMVYTRQKTGGADCSPEVATFPGQLKAWVVDSSLYGGAHSLYLVDADGRTVTGHNLALKVIRSGRKNIDGSVGSVSMLVNPVEKNGNVYTLRIDSTRNIINAAAVEYKGLWRVPAAKKHEWVKAPVMNENTCGCLKPFFDYLIASQRLLVKEADNVTVRTLVNEAIAAGYPVDPNSCMILRSNLDGKFYEDSSLFWSGNMVRIGRYGTFVYKANIGSCSVGLKVAEYFFEEYLNHLTSTACNSAGNVQYTLEHYEPECNNYLLTITNTLPYSPHVILVVRSFPSCNNTPGTGLNLTYFTPKDTAIMFCSHPNLSTAAGQVFWRDTLTGFDEQYSNWTLTNLTQQGTGVCPPVQDYRIPNLTLEVINCEGYRDTLVAGQCYDPITDSATNPYLYGITGNMRTSKAYTYYGDRTGVLSATGNHIRKDGTIPSFIPFWIFNDNKIVPRYDLSRWVWNAETSLYGRRGLELETKDPLGRFNSGIYGYNHSLPVAVIQNGRYRESAFEGFEDYFYSNAACNSNCVVGRHFDFSDFKSQLSDTYSHTGKYSLKINAGTNVAIAATVKPADDNSFVLNFNTKTASCTGGAVLDGIKTNQQAVLPVFSPLNASQVLISAWVREEQDCKCSTYVNNQLQVTVKRPGGDVTTVARPAGNIIEGWQRYEVVIAVPADATSAVFSFMSTGSTPLYVDDIRIHPYHANMKSFIYHPVNLRLMAELDENNYAAFYEYDDDGTLIRVKKETERGVKTIQETRSALRIEE is encoded by the coding sequence ATGATCCTGGCAAGCTTCGGAAGAAACAAAAGAACGATCGCTTTTATTTTCCTTTTCCTGTTTTACGCAGAAATGGTGCTGGCGGCAGCTGAACAGCTGAAGGCCGGTGGTAATTTTATCTGTAACAATACCGCATACCCAATGCACGGGGCTTCATCACCAGTTGCTGCCAACGCACAGGCCGATGCCCGCGGAACTGCGAATTTACCACCGCTGCCTTATGCAATAGAAACTCTTGAGGATGGCGGCCCGTCCCAGCCCGAAATGCAGCAGTTTACCTCGGTAAACAGCTCCGATATGGTTGACCTGTTCACAGGCGATTTCTCTTATAACATTCCCTTGCTGGACGTGGGTGGTTATCCGGTAAACATCGCATACCAGGGTGGGGGCTCTATGGACCAGGAGGCTTCCTGGGTGGGCTATGGCTGGAACATCAACCCCGGAACCATTACTAGGAACCTGAGGGGACTGCCCGATGATTTCAATGGCACTACAGATACCATTACCAAATCATTGTCTATAAAAGAAAATAAGACAACAGGCGCCACCGTGGGTAAAGGAGTGGAAGCAGTAGGCATTCCGGTGGATTTTGACCTTAACGTCGGCGCTTTTTATAATAATTACAAAGGCTGGGGTATCGAAACCGGCCTCAATGCAAGTATTCCCGCCGGCTCAAAAGGGGGCGGAAGTTTAACGGCAGGGCTCTCTCTTACCAATAATTCACAGGATGGCTTTACAATTGCTCCCACGCTTTCTGCAAAGTATGAACTTGAAAGAGGGAAAAGCATGGAAGGGGCAGGTTCTGTCGCTATTGGATCTTCTTATAATTCAAGAGCAGGTTTGAGTGGCCTGCAGCTTTCAACAGGGTTGTCGCTATACAAAACTGTGGGGAAAACGGCGGAAAAACAGGTTCGCCTTCCCATCAGGCATCAGTTCTCTTCCAGTTTGTCATTTGCTTATCCCGCTTTTACGCCTGCTATTACAATGCCTTATACCAGTACGCAGTTCTCGTTTTCAACAAAAGTAGGTGAAACTAAGTGGGCGCTGTTTGCCAACACTTCCATCAGCGGATATGTGTCGGAGCAGAAAGTCGAAGAGAGCGATAAACGCTTGTCTCTACCCGCCTATGGTTACCTCAATTACCAGAACGGAAATAATAATGTGGAAAGTGTACTTGATTTTAACAGGGAAAAGGATATTCCTTATCGCGAAAAGCCTGCTATTCCCCATATTGCTATACCTGCTTATACTTATGATGTGTTTTCCATAACGGGTGAGGGCACTGGCGGCGCCTTCAGGGCTTACCGCGGCGATATCGGTTATGTACGTGATAACTACATGCGTACCAGGGATGCGTCTGAACGTTTTTCTGTAGAAGGAGGGGCAGGCAAGCTGGCACATGCTGGTGTGGATTTGAATTTTAACCGCTCAATTACGCAAACCGGCGCCTGGCGCGATCATCCACTTGCTACAAACACAGCCTTCAGGTCTTCCTCAAAATTATTTGAAGCAGCCTATTTCAGGAACCCCGGTGAAAAATCTATAAACACCAAAGCGTTTTATGAAGCAATAGGCGGTGATGAGGTGGTGGTGCCCGAGCTTTACCAGAGCGGCTCCTTCATCAGCACTACCGGGAAGCTGAATAAATACACGAACCAGCACCTTACAGGTAGCGTTGACCTGAATGCAAACAACGCCGTAAAGGCAAAACGGGATAAGCGCAGCCAGGTAATATCCTACCTCACTGCAGAGGAGGCCGACAAGGTGGGACTTGCCAGATACATAGAAAGCAAGCCGGTTAACAGCTTTAGCCTTTCGGGAACCTGTGCTGTTGTAGGCGATCCCGCCGACCAGGGTAAAGGAACTGGTTTTATCGGGGAATATTTCGCCAATAAGAATCTGGCTGGTAATCCGCCTTTTACTGTTAATGGCGAAACGATAGATAAGAACTGGGGAAAAGGCGCATCGCCTGACGCCAGTATACCATCCGATTTTTCTGCACGCTGGACAGGAAGGTTAAAGGCCCCTGTTACCGGTACTTATCGCTTCAGAACAAAATCAGATGACGGCGTTCGCCTTTGGGTGAACGACGTGTTGGTGATCGATGATTGGAATACGCATGGCGCTGATCAGTTCAAAGAAGGAACACCACTCAATCTTGTGGAAGGAGAAGTTAATCATATCCGGCTTGATTTCTTCGATGCCGGCAAATATGCAATCGTAAACCTGCAATGGCAGGTGCCTGGACAAAACTGGCTAACCATCCCGTTGGATGCCGTTTTCAACAAGCCATTGAATGATACTTTTTCCGTAAAAGACGCGCAGGGGAGAGAAGTGCTAAGCAAAGAAAAACGTATTAACAGCTTCCGTAAAAAAACACATATCTCTGAAATAGATGTCCTTAACCCCGATGGCCGCAGATATGTGTATGGTATTCCTGTATATAATATTCAGCAAAAAGAAGCCACATTTTCCCTTAACCAGTCCGACGGAGATGCTGTTAACGGAACCGCAAATTTTACGCCCGGCGTAGATAACACGGTTAATAATCAAAAAGGAAATGAACATTATTTCAGCTCGGAGGAAGTGCCATCTTATGCCCATTCGTTTTTACTTACAGGAATTCTTTCTCCGGATTATGCCGACCTTACCGGTGATGGTATTAGCGAAGATGACCAGGGCGACGCTATCAAATTCAACTATACCAAAACTGCCGGTATTAAAAATGCTTTGCAATGGCGGGTGCCATTTGAAGCAGGCAAGGTTACTTATAATGAAGGGCTGCGTACCGATAACAGGGACGATAAAGGCAATTATATCTATGGCTCCCGCGAGCACTGGTACCTGAACAGCATTGAATCTAAGAACATGGTGGCGGCATTCTTTCTCGACAACACTCCGAGGCTCGATGCCATGGAAATGAATGAAGCGGCCGTTAAAACCGCATCCGCTAAAATTAAAAGATTACGCAAGATTGTTTTATATAACAAGGCGGAGTTCCTGGCAAAGGATACCGCTGCCACTCCCGTAAAAACGGTTTATTTCGAGTACTCCTATGAATTGTGCCCCGGCTTTAACAAGCCCTTGAACGATTCCGGTAAGCTTACGCTGAAAAAGATCTGGTTCTCTTACAACGGCAACGAAAAAGGTAGAAAAAATGCTTATGTATTTACCTATCACAGCAATAATCCCGCTTATAATATCAGGTCTTACGATCGCTGGGGCAACTATAAGTCTCCGGCAGGCAACCCCACTACAGGAGCGCTTATCCCCAATTCCGATTATCCGTATGTGGTGCAGGACAGTGCCATGGCCGCTTCCAATGTAGGAGCCTGGGCGTTGACGCAGATAAAACTGCCCTCAGGTGGTATTATCAAGGTGGATTACGAAAGCGACGACTATGCTTATGTTCAAAACAAGCGGGCCATGCAGCTATTTAAACTGGCAGGCCTCAGCAGGAATGCTAACTGGAATGAAAGCGCCGCCGGTTTGTATACTGCCAGCTTTGCAGCAGCCCCAAGTGACAATCTATACGTATACATCGACGTATCCCAGGCCGTAACATCCGAAGCTGAGATCCGTAGCAGGTATCTCGATGGCATTGATAAGCTGTATTTCCGCTTATATGTGTCAATGCCAGGCGATAAATGGGGCTCTGGTTATGAATATGTACCCTGTTATGCCGATATTGACCATGCCGCCGGCTATTCCTTTTCGGGCAATAGGATCCGCCTGAAACTAAAAGGAATAAATAAAGACGGAACTCCCGGAGGTGAATATAGCCCGCTTGCCAAAGCTGCTATCCAGTTCCTGCGCTTGAACCTGCCATCTAAAGCGTTTACAGGCTCTGAGGTGGGAGATGATCTTGGTTTGGCGGAGGCCGTAAGAGTTATCTATAGCATGTATGCCAATGTAATGGAGTTGATGGCTTCCTTCGATAACCTGGCACGTGTCAGAGGATGGGCAAGAAATATAGACCTGAACAGGTCGCTTGTCAGGCTCGCATGTCCAACCTATAAACGGCTGGGTGGAGGCGCCAGGGTAAAAAGGATTACCGTTTACGATAGCTGGTATAAAATGACCCGGCAAAAAGAAGCTACCTACGGACAGGAATATAACTATACTGATGTTAAAGAGGTAGATGGACAGAAAATAGAGATTAGCAGCGGCGTGGCCGCCTACGAACCGGGTGTAGGCAGTGAAGAAAATCCTTTCCACCTGCCTGTCGAATATACACAACGGGTGTCTGTGCTCGCACCGGTAACAATAGGTTATACCGAGGAGCCGCTGGGTGAAAGTTTCTTCCCTTCACCGTCGGTAGGATATAGCAGGGTGCGTGTGCGCTCTATTCATACCGATAAAAAACGCTCTGCGAACGGCGTACAGGAAAGTTGCTTTTATACTGCTTACGATTATCCAACAAAGGTAGAGTGGTCGGTGATTGATGATAACTCCAAAAAAAGGTATAAACCCACGCTGCCTGCTTTACTTAAGATTGATGCCAAACACTATCTCACAGTGGCGCAGGGCTTTAAAGTAGAGCTGAACGATATGCACGGTAAATTGAAGTCTACCGCAACCTATGCCGAGAACGACATGGAACATTATGTGACCTACACCGGCAATTTTTACAAGACAGAAAATCCCGCTAATACACATAAGCAGCTTAACAATACCGTAATGGCAGTTAATTCCGACGGTACCATCGATCCGGAAGCTGTTATAGGAAAAGATATCGAACTCATGATGGATTCCCGCCAGCAGCAAACGCTGGTATATGGCAACAACGTGAACTTGAATGTAGACCTGGTGCCCGGACCAGGAGCGCCGCCCGTTATCCCGCTTCCCTCATTGCCTTCCATTCCGCAACGTGAAGAAACCCTTTTCCGTAGTCTTGCCTCCGTGAAGGTTATTCAGCGGTATGGCCTCATCGATAGCATTGTACAAATAGATAAGGGAAGCAAGGTTACCGCCAGGAATCTTGTTTATGATAGCGAAACGGGAGAGGTGGTGCTTTCCAGTACACAGAATGAGTTCCAGGATCCTGTATACCAGTTTTCCTATCCTTCCCGGTGGGCTTACGATGCATTGGGATTGGCTTATGCCAATATTGGTGTAACGCTGGAGAACCTGACCATTACCAATGGAAAGATCACTGCGGGACTGAATCCGGGAGAAGAAATGAATTACCTGGCTGGAGGTGACGAGCTGATGGTGTACACCCGGCAAAAAACAGGCGGCGCCGATTGTTCTCCTGAAGTAGCTACCTTCCCCGGTCAGCTGAAAGCCTGGGTCGTAGATTCCAGTTTATATGGTGGCGCGCACAGCCTCTATCTTGTAGATGCCGATGGGCGTACTGTTACAGGGCATAACCTGGCGCTTAAGGTAATCAGGTCGGGAAGAAAAAATATAGACGGCAGTGTTGGTTCTGTTTCTATGTTAGTGAACCCTGTTGAAAAAAATGGGAATGTTTACACCTTACGTATCGATAGCACCAGGAACATTATAAATGCAGCCGCTGTAGAATACAAAGGCCTGTGGCGCGTTCCGGCGGCTAAAAAACACGAATGGGTAAAAGCGCCCGTAATGAATGAAAATACATGCGGCTGTCTTAAACCTTTCTTTGATTATTTGATTGCATCGCAGCGCCTGCTGGTTAAAGAGGCCGATAATGTAACCGTTCGCACATTGGTGAACGAAGCTATAGCAGCTGGTTATCCCGTTGATCCTAATAGCTGCATGATCTTAAGGAGTAATCTGGATGGGAAATTCTATGAAGATTCATCGCTTTTCTGGTCAGGAAATATGGTTCGTATAGGACGATATGGCACATTTGTATATAAAGCCAATATTGGTAGTTGTTCTGTTGGGTTAAAGGTTGCTGAATATTTCTTTGAGGAATATCTTAATCATCTTACATCAACTGCCTGCAATAGCGCCGGAAACGTACAATATACTCTGGAGCACTATGAGCCGGAATGTAACAACTACCTGTTAACTATAACTAATACGCTGCCTTATTCTCCTCACGTCATTTTGGTCGTGCGATCATTCCCCAGTTGCAACAATACACCGGGCACTGGTTTAAATCTGACCTATTTTACTCCAAAGGATACTGCTATTATGTTTTGTTCGCACCCGAATTTGTCTACTGCTGCCGGGCAAGTATTTTGGAGAGATACATTAACCGGATTCGATGAACAATATAGTAACTGGACACTTACCAACCTCACGCAACAGGGAACGGGAGTTTGCCCGCCGGTACAGGACTACCGGATTCCCAACCTTACACTTGAGGTAATCAATTGTGAAGGATACAGAGACACCCTCGTCGCCGGTCAGTGTTACGATCCAATTACCGATTCTGCCACCAATCCCTATCTCTACGGTATTACTGGTAATATGCGTACCAGCAAAGCTTACACGTATTACGGCGATCGTACGGGTGTACTGTCCGCAACCGGTAACCATATAAGAAAAGACGGCACTATTCCCTCATTTATACCTTTCTGGATTTTTAATGATAATAAAATTGTTCCGCGTTACGACCTGTCGCGATGGGTATGGAATGCTGAAACCTCCCTGTATGGCAGGCGCGGCCTGGAGCTGGAAACAAAAGATCCGCTCGGTCGTTTCAACTCCGGAATCTATGGCTACAATCACTCCTTACCGGTAGCCGTTATTCAGAACGGGCGTTACCGTGAGTCTGCTTTCGAAGGCTTCGAGGATTATTTCTATTCCAATGCAGCCTGTAACAGTAATTGTGTAGTGGGACGGCATTTTGATTTCTCGGATTTTAAATCGCAGCTCAGCGACACGTATAGCCATACGGGTAAGTACAGCCTTAAAATAAATGCAGGAACTAACGTTGCCATCGCTGCTACAGTGAAGCCGGCCGATGACAACAGTTTCGTGCTCAACTTTAATACAAAAACGGCATCCTGTACCGGCGGTGCCGTGCTCGACGGCATTAAAACCAACCAGCAGGCTGTATTGCCTGTATTCTCACCGCTTAATGCTTCCCAGGTGCTTATCTCGGCCTGGGTAAGGGAAGAGCAGGACTGCAAATGTTCTACCTACGTCAATAACCAGTTGCAGGTAACGGTGAAACGTCCTGGCGGTGATGTTACAACGGTAGCCAGGCCTGCAGGTAATATTATTGAAGGCTGGCAACGATACGAAGTAGTGATCGCTGTTCCCGCTGATGCAACTTCTGCAGTGTTCAGTTTCATGTCAACAGGCAGCACACCCTTGTATGTCGATGATATCAGGATTCATCCCTATCATGCCAACATGAAGTCCTTTATTTACCACCCGGTAAATCTTCGTCTCATGGCGGAACTCGATGAAAACAACTACGCTGCTTTCTATGAATATGACGATGACGGTACACTCATCCGTGTTAAAAAAGAAACAGAACGTGGTGTGAAAACCATCCAGGAAACAAGAAGCGCATTACGTATCGAAGAATAA